The DNA window GCAAGGCGACCTCACATTGATTTCCGCGCGAATAAGGCGGCTTCGGCCGATGCCGCCGGCGATACGCCGGAAAACGCCACATCAAGGGGACGGAACAACTGTCTGTTTCGGTCAACGTTGTCCATCAGTTGCTCCACGGACGCTCTCATCGCGCCGCCCGATCCGCTGACAGAGTAAAGATATCAAGACCGAATGGGAATCCTTAAAGGGGGAGCGCTATGTCGAAACCCTTATCTTTGGTCTAGTGGAGCAAATTTGCCATTTGAAAGCGGTGGGCATGAGACTTCAGATCAAATGTCAAAATCGCCCGTTCCATTCGAACCGAGGCTCACGGTTTCGGGAACGAGCGATTGCCGTTCAAGGCTGGCGCTCGAAGGCGCGGCTGATGTATCGTGCATAAGGACGCAGCGCTTCCGGCGCGGCGCGGATCCTCGAGGAGTGATGGCGTGGGGTCGGCTGACGGGGCGCGGGATGATGTGACGGTGCTCGGCATTGCCGGCGACTGGACGGTGGAAACCGTCGTCGCGGTGTTGCCGACTGTCGCGGAGAAAGTGACACCCGGCAAGCATCTGGTGTTCGACGGCAGCGAGCTCGGGCGCTTAGACACTGCCGGCGCCTGGGCGCTGGTTGGCCTGATGCGGCATCAGGAAGAGGCTGGCGGATCCACCGAACTCAAAGACTTCCCAAAGTCGGCGGCGGGCCTGATCGCCGAGATCGAACCGCTTGGCCGCGAGCCGTTGCCGGAGCCGAAGCGCCCCAACCCCATTACATGGACGCTCGAGGAGGTCGGCCGCGGGGCAGCGGGTCTTGTTGATGACGGTTACCTGGTGCTGGCGATGCTTGGCGAGGCGGTGGTGGCTTTCGTCGATGTCCTGCTACTGCGTCGGCGGATGCGTTGGGCGGCGTTCTTCAACCACATCAGTCGTGCTTCCATTCAGGCGGTGCCGATCATCGCTCTGATGAGTTTCCTGGTCGGCATGATCATCGCGCAGCAGGGGAGCTTCTATCTTTCCAGCTATGGAGCCAACTTCCTGGTGGTAGATCTCGTCGGCGTGTTGACCTGCCGCGAGCTCGGCGTGCTGCTGACCGCCATCATGATCGCTGGCCGTTCGGGCGCAGCCTATACCGCCGAACTCGGCTCTATGAAGATGCGCGAGGAGGTCGATGCGCTGAAAGTGCTCGGTCTGTCGCCGGTAGAAGTGCTGGTGTTGCCGCGTCTCATGGCTCTGATCATCGCGCTGCCGATCTTGACGCTGGTCTCCGATCTGGCGGCATTGGCCGGTGCCTGGGTGGTGGGTCTGTATTATATCGGCATACCCACAGATGTGTTTCTCAATCGCCTCAAGGCGGCATTGACCATCACCTACGTGCTGATCGGCCTCGCCAAAGCGCCATTCATGGCGGCCATCATCGGCC is part of the Pleomorphomonas sp. PLEO genome and encodes:
- a CDS encoding ABC transporter permease, with the protein product MGSADGARDDVTVLGIAGDWTVETVVAVLPTVAEKVTPGKHLVFDGSELGRLDTAGAWALVGLMRHQEEAGGSTELKDFPKSAAGLIAEIEPLGREPLPEPKRPNPITWTLEEVGRGAAGLVDDGYLVLAMLGEAVVAFVDVLLLRRRMRWAAFFNHISRASIQAVPIIALMSFLVGMIIAQQGSFYLSSYGANFLVVDLVGVLTCRELGVLLTAIMIAGRSGAAYTAELGSMKMREEVDALKVLGLSPVEVLVLPRLMALIIALPILTLVSDLAALAGAWVVGLYYIGIPTDVFLNRLKAALTITYVLIGLAKAPFMAAIIGLIAGIEGMKVKGSAESLGEHTTVAVVKAIFMVVVTDGVFAMIFATIGI